A genomic segment from Saprospiraceae bacterium encodes:
- a CDS encoding DUF697 domain-containing protein: MSTTNKKPLADTIVKTQVLMSMGAGLVPIPILDIAAVTAVQMDMVRQLAQLYGIPPNKGLDKGLITALTGSIFARIGASFIKVIPVFGSILGGVSMALMSGASTYAVGQVFSRHFEAGGDFSNFNPASAKGIFDEEYEKGKKMAEEWKKEKEAKGAPANDTLEKLKQLGELKKAGVISEEEFQQMKGALLKEM, translated from the coding sequence ATGAGCACAACCAACAAGAAACCCCTAGCCGATACCATTGTCAAAACCCAAGTGTTAATGAGCATGGGTGCGGGCTTAGTTCCCATTCCTATCTTAGATATTGCCGCCGTCACCGCGGTGCAAATGGATATGGTTCGTCAATTAGCACAGCTATATGGCATTCCGCCTAACAAAGGACTGGATAAAGGCCTGATTACCGCCCTAACCGGCAGTATTTTTGCGAGAATTGGTGCGAGTTTTATCAAAGTAATTCCTGTTTTTGGATCTATTTTGGGCGGCGTTTCAATGGCCCTGATGTCGGGCGCGTCTACCTATGCAGTAGGTCAGGTATTCAGCCGGCATTTTGAGGCAGGTGGGGATTTTTCCAATTTCAACCCAGCCAGTGCTAAAGGGATATTTGACGAAGAGTATGAAAAAGGCAAAAAAATGGCAGAAGAATGGAAAAAAGAAAAAGAAGCCAAAGGCGCCCCGGCTAATGATACACTCGAAAAGCTAAAGCAATTGGGAGAACTCAAAAAAGCGGGTGTTATTTCGGAGGAAGAATTCCAGCAAATGAAAGGCGCCTTATTGAAAGAAATGTAG
- a CDS encoding 3-hydroxyacyl-CoA dehydrogenase/enoyl-CoA hydratase family protein: MSRRIKKVAVLGSGVMGSGIACHFANIGLEVLMLDIVPFDLSEAEKTQASARNRIVDGALAAALKSKPAALYDKSFARRIATGNFDDDFEKIGDADWVIEVVIERLDIKKQIFEKVDQFRRKGSLVSSNTSGIPIHLMLDGRSEDFRQHFCGTHFFNPPRYLRLFEIIPTDETKQEVIDFFMHYGDVYLGKQTVLAKDTPAFIGNRVGVYAMAKVYQLTTELGLSIDEVDKLTGPAIGRPKTGTFRLGDLVGHDTGAKVIQGIKDNCPDDEQAHTFEIPKYMQFLLDNKFLGNKTGQGFYKRTNEKDANGRTIVHSLNLETLAYEPASRSDLPSLKLAKQVDKIDKRIPQLFKSEDKGGTLIRRSLVGLFAYVSNRVPEICNQFYSIDDAMRAGYAWEYGPFEYWDLIGIPEGIQQAEAEGEKIADWVKEMLAAGHTAFYKREGGTKKYYNITTKSYQEVPGASEFIILDNYREQAPVHKNAEIVLHDIGDGVLCLEFRSPHNTMGEGVLRGINEAIQIAEEGDWKALVIGNNATNFSVGANLMLIGMLAFQGDYSQMDMAVNLFQQTTMRCRYSSIPVVAAIQGMALGGGCETLMHCDAAVCAAESYIGLVEVGVGLIPGGSGTKEFALRASDAFFAGDVQMPTLIERFKAIALASVGTSAAEAYNYGYLIEGRDSVVVNKDRNIAEAKKRALKLAENYTQPIHRTDITVLGRTGLGTLYAAANELRLGNYASEHDIKIAHKIAWVLCGGDLTGAQQVSEQYLLDLEREAFLSLAGEDKTKARIQHMLQTNKPLRN; the protein is encoded by the coding sequence ATGAGCAGAAGAATAAAAAAAGTAGCCGTCCTTGGCTCTGGTGTGATGGGCTCGGGCATTGCCTGCCATTTTGCCAATATCGGCTTGGAAGTGTTGATGTTAGACATCGTCCCTTTTGATCTTTCCGAAGCAGAAAAAACGCAAGCCAGTGCACGCAATCGAATCGTCGATGGCGCCCTGGCTGCAGCCTTGAAATCGAAACCGGCCGCACTTTATGACAAATCATTTGCCAGGCGTATTGCAACCGGCAACTTCGATGATGACTTTGAAAAGATTGGTGACGCAGATTGGGTCATTGAAGTGGTTATCGAGCGCTTGGATATTAAAAAGCAAATTTTTGAAAAGGTAGACCAATTCCGGAGAAAAGGCTCATTGGTCTCTTCTAATACCTCAGGGATTCCTATCCACCTGATGCTGGATGGCCGTAGTGAGGATTTCCGTCAGCATTTTTGCGGCACGCATTTCTTCAATCCACCGCGGTACTTGCGATTATTTGAAATTATTCCGACGGACGAAACGAAACAGGAGGTCATTGATTTCTTTATGCATTATGGCGATGTTTACTTAGGAAAACAGACCGTTTTAGCAAAGGATACCCCTGCTTTTATTGGCAACAGGGTGGGTGTTTATGCCATGGCAAAGGTTTACCAATTGACAACCGAATTGGGACTCAGCATTGACGAGGTAGACAAGCTAACGGGCCCTGCCATTGGCCGACCAAAAACCGGAACCTTCCGACTGGGAGACCTGGTGGGGCATGATACCGGCGCTAAAGTCATCCAGGGTATCAAAGATAATTGCCCGGATGATGAACAAGCCCATACTTTTGAAATTCCCAAGTACATGCAGTTTTTGCTCGACAATAAATTTTTGGGTAATAAAACTGGCCAGGGATTTTATAAAAGAACGAATGAAAAAGATGCCAATGGGCGAACGATCGTGCATTCACTTAATCTAGAAACACTCGCTTATGAACCTGCCTCAAGGTCAGATCTACCCAGCTTAAAACTAGCCAAACAGGTTGATAAAATTGATAAGCGGATTCCTCAATTGTTCAAATCAGAAGATAAAGGCGGAACCTTAATCCGTCGATCTTTAGTGGGTCTTTTCGCCTATGTGTCGAATCGCGTTCCAGAAATCTGCAATCAATTCTATAGTATAGATGACGCCATGCGGGCAGGATATGCCTGGGAATATGGTCCATTTGAATATTGGGACCTCATTGGTATCCCTGAGGGCATTCAGCAAGCTGAAGCCGAAGGCGAAAAAATAGCGGATTGGGTAAAAGAGATGTTGGCTGCAGGTCATACTGCTTTCTACAAGCGCGAAGGAGGTACTAAGAAGTATTACAATATTACGACGAAATCGTATCAAGAAGTACCGGGTGCCAGTGAGTTCATTATCCTGGATAACTATAGGGAGCAAGCACCGGTCCATAAAAATGCAGAAATTGTCCTCCATGACATTGGAGACGGCGTGCTTTGCCTTGAATTCCGCAGCCCTCATAACACCATGGGTGAGGGCGTTCTCCGAGGCATCAATGAGGCCATCCAAATAGCAGAAGAAGGAGACTGGAAAGCCCTGGTCATTGGAAACAACGCTACCAATTTCTCAGTAGGTGCCAATTTGATGTTGATCGGCATGTTAGCCTTCCAAGGTGACTATAGCCAGATGGACATGGCCGTCAATTTGTTCCAGCAAACCACCATGCGTTGTCGCTATTCCAGCATTCCTGTTGTAGCTGCCATCCAGGGGATGGCTCTCGGCGGTGGCTGCGAAACCTTGATGCACTGCGACGCTGCTGTTTGCGCTGCGGAATCCTACATCGGCTTGGTGGAGGTGGGCGTAGGATTGATTCCTGGTGGTTCGGGCACCAAAGAATTTGCGCTTCGTGCTTCCGATGCCTTTTTTGCCGGGGATGTACAAATGCCTACTTTGATTGAAAGATTCAAAGCTATCGCACTGGCTTCCGTCGGTACATCAGCTGCGGAGGCTTATAACTATGGCTACTTGATTGAGGGACGCGATAGTGTGGTGGTCAATAAGGATCGCAATATTGCGGAAGCTAAAAAACGGGCCTTGAAGCTAGCGGAAAACTACACGCAGCCAATTCATCGAACGGATATTACGGTTCTGGGACGAACAGGACTGGGCACCTTATATGCGGCGGCCAATGAATTGCGTCTGGGCAATTATGCTTCTGAACACGATATTAAAATTGCGCATAAAATTGCTTGGGTATTGTGTGGTGGTGACCTAACGGGCGCTCAACAGGTATCCGAACAGTACTTGTTGGATCTGGAACGGGAAGCCTTCCTGAGCCTGGCTGGCGAAGATAAAACTAAAGCGCGCATCCAGCATATGTTGCAGACCAACAAACCACTTCGAAATTAA
- a CDS encoding alpha/beta hydrolase yields the protein MLYLGIFLLLGGWAAAIFAAPYTIIIPPRGHKYAIPAFRLTAFYPLEIITFDAFKLKGYFRPADTLKTKGIIIFLHGIGGKKEHFMGSAEMLAREGFASVVYDARAHGESQGKYCTYGSKEKLDVQAIVQLMKEKMPDTKIGVWGNSLGGAVALQAMEITPDLSFGIILSTFADLRQIVFDYQKRILHGLGSRKRSDKALRKAGEIAGFIPEQIRPVLAATKIEQAILIAHGDKDKNISVAYAKSIFNALSSAQKELIIVPGAGHFDLFERGGASLNQRFIDFLNEHTQ from the coding sequence ATGCTCTACCTCGGCATATTTTTGCTCTTAGGAGGATGGGCTGCAGCCATATTTGCCGCTCCTTATACGATCATCATACCTCCGCGTGGTCATAAGTATGCCATTCCAGCCTTTCGACTGACAGCTTTTTATCCGCTTGAGATCATTACCTTCGATGCCTTCAAACTGAAAGGCTATTTTCGTCCTGCTGATACCCTCAAAACAAAGGGAATCATTATTTTTTTACATGGGATTGGCGGAAAAAAAGAACACTTTATGGGATCAGCCGAAATGCTGGCCCGGGAAGGTTTTGCTTCCGTTGTATATGATGCCAGGGCCCATGGAGAAAGCCAGGGAAAGTACTGCACCTATGGCTCCAAAGAAAAGCTGGACGTACAGGCAATTGTCCAATTAATGAAAGAAAAAATGCCAGACACAAAAATTGGCGTTTGGGGAAATTCGTTAGGGGGAGCAGTGGCCTTACAAGCCATGGAAATAACACCTGATTTGTCTTTCGGGATTATCCTAAGTACTTTTGCGGACCTAAGGCAAATTGTTTTTGACTATCAAAAGAGGATACTCCATGGCTTAGGATCGCGAAAACGCTCGGATAAAGCCCTGCGTAAAGCTGGCGAGATAGCCGGTTTTATTCCTGAACAAATACGCCCCGTTCTGGCTGCGACAAAGATTGAACAGGCAATCCTCATTGCACATGGAGATAAGGATAAAAATATCTCGGTGGCCTATGCCAAATCTATTTTTAATGCCTTATCGTCTGCACAAAAGGAGTTGATCATCGTGCCGGGTGCCGGACATTTTGATTTATTTGAAAGGGGCGGTGCTTCCCTCAATCAACGATTTATCGACTTCCTAAATGAGCATACCCAATAA
- a CDS encoding Gfo/Idh/MocA family oxidoreductase yields the protein MNQQNRRKFLKLSALSGAFLSLPIASTHARDQIERKLAEISESRPARGASVMGLKADPMEQVKVAFIGLGNRGPGHVNHVAALFPKAKITAICDIRKERTDHVLERLKKHNQTPAVYTGSADAWKEMLRRDDIDLVIICTPWDDHAPMCVYAMQQGKHVAVEVPAAVSLEDCWQLVDTAEATQRNCMMMENVCYGDEELWVLNMVENGVFGTLTYAEAAYIHDLKSSMFSKTGYYKQFRIRHHVRQDGNLYPTHGLGPVAQYMGIARGDRFDHMVSMSSLQASLGEYSLTVENDNEFFNRNDFAHGDMNNTLIKTALGRTILVQHDVVTPRPYSRINALAGSKAYHEGYPSRLSMMEKGGHKWLDDAEYKEMYEKYRHPIWSTLKEEIEKNGGHGGMDFVQMYRLIDCLNKGVPLDMDVYDGVDWSVVVPLSKLSVDLGSIPIQFPDFTRGKWKGNRTLGMMANR from the coding sequence ATGAACCAACAAAACAGAAGAAAATTCCTAAAACTCTCCGCCCTCAGCGGGGCATTTTTGAGTCTACCCATTGCTAGTACCCATGCCAGGGATCAGATCGAAAGGAAACTAGCGGAAATTAGCGAATCCCGCCCTGCCAGAGGAGCTAGCGTGATGGGCTTAAAGGCTGACCCTATGGAGCAAGTCAAGGTAGCATTTATTGGCCTTGGCAATAGAGGTCCGGGGCATGTGAATCACGTGGCAGCGCTCTTTCCTAAAGCCAAAATAACCGCTATATGCGACATTCGCAAAGAACGGACCGATCACGTGCTGGAGCGGCTCAAAAAACACAATCAAACCCCCGCTGTTTACACCGGTAGCGCGGATGCCTGGAAGGAAATGCTCCGCCGGGATGATATTGATTTGGTCATCATTTGTACACCCTGGGATGACCATGCCCCGATGTGTGTGTACGCGATGCAGCAAGGCAAACATGTGGCCGTAGAAGTGCCCGCTGCCGTTAGCTTGGAAGATTGTTGGCAACTAGTAGATACCGCCGAGGCTACCCAGCGCAATTGTATGATGATGGAGAATGTGTGCTACGGCGATGAAGAGTTATGGGTACTCAATATGGTAGAAAATGGGGTGTTCGGGACCCTCACCTATGCGGAAGCAGCCTATATCCATGACCTTAAATCATCTATGTTCAGCAAAACAGGTTATTATAAGCAATTTAGGATCAGACACCATGTCAGACAAGATGGCAACCTCTATCCGACCCACGGGTTAGGACCAGTCGCGCAATATATGGGGATAGCACGGGGCGACCGCTTTGATCATATGGTCTCCATGAGTAGCCTGCAAGCAAGCCTTGGTGAGTATAGCCTGACCGTCGAAAACGATAATGAGTTTTTTAACCGCAATGATTTTGCCCATGGCGATATGAATAATACCTTGATCAAAACGGCCTTGGGTAGAACCATATTGGTACAACACGATGTGGTTACACCGCGCCCTTACAGCCGGATCAATGCCCTGGCAGGAAGTAAAGCTTATCACGAAGGTTATCCTTCCCGCTTATCGATGATGGAAAAAGGAGGCCATAAGTGGCTGGATGATGCAGAATACAAAGAAATGTACGAAAAATATAGGCATCCCATTTGGTCGACCCTAAAGGAGGAAATTGAAAAAAATGGAGGTCATGGCGGCATGGATTTTGTACAAATGTATCGATTGATCGATTGCTTGAATAAAGGCGTTCCTTTAGATATGGACGTATATGACGGTGTAGATTGGTCGGTCGTCGTTCCCCTCTCCAAGCTCTCCGTTGACCTTGGCAGTATTCCCATCCAATTTCCTGATTTTACACGCGGAAAATGGAAAGGGAATAGAACACTTGGAATGATGGCTAACCGATAA
- a CDS encoding aminoglycoside phosphotransferase family protein has translation MNINNLIEQFDLQGKVATAVPFGNGHINDTFHLCNQDAALPDYLLQRVNHLVFKPVAAMMENIRKVTEHVNEKSRGATLDLIPTQEGKDFFRDEKGNYWRVFIFRKELMAYDIAETPEQIYEGAKAFGRFLDYLADFPAAELFPTIPNFHNVITRLEAFDLALKADVKGRIKECKKEIGYVLGIAQEMCRIQHAGEAGKIPLRVTHNDTKFNNVLLDHDGKGRCVIDLDTVMPGYVHFDFGDGVRTTVSTAAEDEADLEKIAVDLDRFSAFAQGYLEVTHATLSPLEIEYLPLSAAMLAYLMGLRFLTDYLAGDVYYKIHFEQQNFQRAKAQLDLCQKILERKKDLSQVIQGLVGVKSLW, from the coding sequence ATGAATATAAATAACTTAATCGAACAGTTTGATTTACAGGGCAAAGTAGCAACGGCCGTTCCTTTCGGTAACGGACATATTAATGATACCTTCCACCTTTGCAATCAGGATGCAGCGCTACCGGACTATCTCCTGCAAAGGGTTAACCACTTGGTCTTTAAGCCAGTGGCAGCCATGATGGAGAACATCCGAAAGGTGACCGAGCACGTCAATGAAAAATCAAGGGGAGCGACCCTGGACCTAATCCCTACACAAGAGGGTAAAGACTTTTTTAGGGATGAAAAAGGCAATTATTGGCGCGTCTTTATCTTTAGGAAGGAATTAATGGCCTATGACATTGCCGAAACTCCGGAGCAGATTTATGAAGGGGCAAAAGCATTCGGGCGATTTTTAGATTATCTAGCTGATTTTCCCGCAGCGGAGTTATTCCCTACCATTCCCAACTTCCACAATGTCATTACCCGCCTGGAAGCCTTTGATCTGGCCTTGAAAGCAGATGTAAAAGGCCGGATTAAAGAATGTAAAAAGGAAATCGGGTATGTCCTTGGAATAGCTCAAGAAATGTGCAGGATCCAGCACGCCGGCGAGGCGGGTAAAATCCCACTGAGGGTCACCCATAATGATACCAAATTCAACAACGTATTGCTCGACCACGATGGAAAAGGCCGTTGTGTGATTGACCTGGATACCGTGATGCCCGGCTATGTCCATTTTGACTTTGGCGATGGGGTGCGAACAACAGTGAGCACAGCCGCAGAAGATGAAGCTGATTTGGAAAAAATAGCGGTAGATTTGGATCGATTCAGCGCATTTGCGCAGGGATACCTGGAAGTGACGCATGCCACTTTAAGTCCATTAGAGATCGAATACCTGCCACTTTCTGCGGCCATGTTAGCTTACCTCATGGGCCTACGGTTTTTGACAGACTATCTGGCTGGTGATGTGTACTATAAGATTCATTTCGAGCAACAAAATTTCCAACGAGCTAAAGCTCAACTGGATTTGTGTCAAAAGATTTTGGAACGAAAAAAGGACCTGAGCCAGGTTATTCAAGGCTTGGTTGGGGTGAAATCTTTGTGGTAG
- a CDS encoding MgtC/SapB family protein encodes MEESFIIQTDSFQLTQMDFFVRMLVATGIGFVIGLEREHAAIVDKEDTFAGIRTFILVALMGFLTALLSLFFTPWILVGGLAGVSGLVAVSYWITAQKGEIGSTTEFATIFVFLLGSTTLIGYVEASLALTVILVILLSLKVKLRSVIGRITQAELYAFIQFVTLALLIFPFLPDKIIGPFSVFNPRELGWVVILTSGLGFVGYMLMKFLGSDKGILLTGILGGLVSSTVVAWVFSKKSKAVPALSAHCAVAILAASTLMVLRVLVWIIIFNQTLLPRLILPISLIFLTGLGTVIFFYRQQQVLSTGETDFPLGKPLNLRGAIFFGVLYTSILLVVSYANEQFGAQGIFISSAIAALTDIDAITISVAKLAGETIPLLTAENAILLAILCNTIVKIGISLWAGSRNLRKYVLIGYGLIFIAGLIGFGILNA; translated from the coding sequence GTGGAAGAATCATTTATTATCCAAACAGATAGCTTTCAATTGACCCAAATGGACTTTTTCGTTCGAATGTTGGTTGCAACAGGTATTGGATTTGTCATCGGATTGGAGCGCGAACACGCTGCCATCGTTGATAAGGAAGACACTTTTGCGGGAATTAGGACCTTCATTTTGGTTGCCTTAATGGGTTTTTTAACCGCCCTTTTAAGCTTGTTTTTCACTCCCTGGATTTTAGTTGGTGGACTGGCAGGCGTCAGTGGATTGGTTGCTGTGTCTTATTGGATAACTGCACAAAAAGGAGAGATTGGAAGTACGACGGAATTTGCGACTATATTTGTTTTTTTATTGGGCAGTACTACCCTTATTGGCTATGTCGAGGCGAGTCTTGCCCTCACCGTCATTTTAGTCATTTTATTATCTTTGAAAGTAAAACTCCGCAGTGTAATAGGGCGCATTACACAGGCTGAGTTGTATGCTTTCATCCAGTTTGTTACCCTTGCGCTACTCATTTTTCCCTTTTTACCTGACAAAATTATCGGCCCCTTTTCGGTTTTTAACCCAAGGGAATTAGGTTGGGTAGTGATATTGACATCTGGGCTTGGTTTTGTGGGGTATATGTTGATGAAATTCCTGGGATCTGATAAAGGCATCTTGCTGACGGGGATTTTAGGTGGGTTGGTATCTAGTACGGTAGTTGCCTGGGTTTTTTCCAAGAAAAGTAAAGCTGTACCAGCACTTTCGGCCCATTGCGCGGTGGCCATTCTGGCGGCGTCTACGCTTATGGTCCTTAGGGTATTGGTATGGATTATTATTTTTAACCAAACCTTGTTGCCTAGGTTAATTCTGCCTATCAGTTTAATTTTTCTGACAGGTTTGGGCACGGTTATCTTCTTTTATAGACAGCAGCAAGTTTTATCTACCGGAGAAACTGATTTTCCCCTTGGAAAACCGCTAAACTTGCGAGGAGCTATTTTTTTTGGTGTACTCTACACAAGTATTTTATTGGTCGTAAGTTATGCCAATGAACAGTTTGGTGCCCAAGGGATTTTTATTTCGAGTGCCATCGCTGCTTTAACGGATATTGACGCCATTACGATTTCGGTTGCTAAATTAGCTGGTGAGACTATTCCTTTACTTACGGCAGAAAATGCTATTTTGTTAGCGATTTTGTGTAACACCATCGTCAAAATAGGCATATCACTGTGGGCCGGAAGTCGTAATCTAAGAAAATATGTATTGATAGGCTATGGACTTATTTTCATAGCAGGTCTCATTGGTTTTGGAATATTGAATGCCTGA
- a CDS encoding sulfatase: MKKHLIMLLLSLGLWVSCEGEKKPTEPAQPNIIFIMTDDHSYQTLSAYDDRFIQTPNLDRIAQEGILFTNSFVSNSICAPSRAVMLTGKHSHLNGQIDNFTRFDSTQATFPKYLQKAGYQTALIGKWHLKSQPTGFDHWEVLIGQGNYYNTDFIENGSRKRSEGYVTDVITDKGIQWLEQRDKDKPFSLLLHHKATHRIWMPDTTLLNEFAGMEFEVPGNYFDNYEGRVAAAAHVMGIDHDMDLVYDLKMLEEEGTVPSQYRNAYKNMYGRMNEAQKAAWDKYYDPIIKAFKADGLSGKDLALWKYQRYMQDYLKCVRSVDNNVGRLLDYLDKNGLAENTLVVYTSDQGFYMGEHGWFDKRFMYEQSLRTPLLMRFPKGIKNPGKKENALVQNIDYAPTFLDLAGLEIPADMQGQSLKPLLQDEKVDWRTAIYYHYLEFPNEHGVKKHYGIRTDRYKLIHFYEDIDVWELYDLQNDPEEMHNIYGQPGLEQLTKDLEMQLINLQKKYQDVALEN, from the coding sequence ATGAAAAAACACCTTATTATGCTTCTCCTTTCACTTGGCCTTTGGGTGAGTTGTGAGGGAGAAAAAAAGCCTACTGAACCAGCGCAACCCAACATCATCTTCATCATGACCGATGACCACTCCTATCAGACCTTGAGTGCCTATGATGATCGGTTCATCCAAACGCCCAACCTAGACCGGATCGCTCAAGAAGGCATCCTGTTTACCAATAGTTTTGTTAGCAATTCCATCTGCGCCCCTAGCCGGGCAGTGATGCTTACGGGCAAGCATAGCCACCTGAATGGTCAAATCGATAACTTCACCCGTTTTGATAGCACCCAGGCTACTTTTCCCAAGTATTTACAAAAAGCAGGCTACCAGACTGCTCTGATCGGCAAATGGCACCTCAAAAGCCAACCTACTGGCTTTGATCATTGGGAGGTACTCATTGGACAAGGTAATTATTATAATACCGATTTTATTGAAAATGGATCGAGAAAGCGCTCCGAAGGTTACGTTACTGATGTCATTACGGATAAGGGTATCCAATGGTTGGAACAGCGCGATAAAGACAAACCCTTTTCTTTGTTGCTCCACCACAAAGCCACCCACAGGATTTGGATGCCGGATACGACCCTGCTAAATGAATTTGCGGGAATGGAATTTGAAGTCCCTGGTAACTATTTTGACAATTATGAAGGAAGAGTCGCCGCGGCAGCCCATGTCATGGGGATTGACCACGACATGGATTTGGTTTATGACCTCAAAATGTTGGAAGAAGAGGGAACCGTTCCCAGCCAGTATCGGAATGCCTACAAAAACATGTATGGTCGTATGAATGAAGCACAAAAGGCGGCCTGGGATAAATACTATGACCCCATCATTAAAGCATTCAAAGCGGATGGCCTATCGGGTAAAGACCTGGCTTTATGGAAATACCAACGCTATATGCAAGACTACCTCAAATGTGTTCGATCGGTTGATAACAATGTGGGGCGCTTGCTGGATTATTTGGACAAAAATGGCCTTGCCGAGAACACCCTCGTGGTATATACCTCGGATCAGGGCTTTTACATGGGCGAGCACGGCTGGTTTGACAAGCGCTTTATGTACGAACAATCCTTGCGTACCCCGCTGCTCATGCGTTTCCCGAAAGGGATTAAAAACCCAGGGAAAAAAGAAAATGCTTTGGTGCAAAACATAGATTATGCGCCTACTTTTCTGGATTTGGCAGGCCTTGAGATTCCCGCTGACATGCAAGGCCAATCCCTGAAACCCTTGTTGCAAGACGAAAAAGTGGATTGGAGAACGGCCATTTATTATCATTACCTCGAGTTTCCCAATGAGCATGGTGTCAAAAAGCATTACGGTATTCGCACCGATCGTTACAAACTCATTCACTTCTACGAAGATATCGATGTGTGGGAGCTCTATGACCTGCAAAATGACCCTGAAGAAATGCACAATATCTATGGCCAGCCAGGGCTGGAACAGCTGACCAAAGACCTGGAAATGCAGTTGATAAACTTACAAAAAAAGTACCAGGATGTTGCTTTGGAAAACTGA
- a CDS encoding HNH endonuclease, whose product MAKKRISKAIKEQVRNRANGICEYCLSQEKFASQSFSIDHVLPEIEGGKGILENLSLACQGCNNFKYTKTNAKDFNSGKMVRLFNPRNDKWLDHFKWNENFTVIIAVSPIGRVTIDALNLNRESLLNQRSLYRAFGIHPPDII is encoded by the coding sequence ATGGCTAAAAAACGCATTTCAAAAGCAATTAAAGAACAAGTTCGTAATAGAGCAAATGGTATTTGCGAATATTGTTTGAGTCAAGAAAAATTTGCCTCTCAATCTTTCTCCATTGATCATGTTCTTCCCGAAATCGAAGGAGGTAAAGGCATCCTTGAAAACCTGTCTTTAGCTTGTCAAGGTTGTAATAATTTTAAATATACAAAGACGAATGCCAAAGATTTCAATTCCGGCAAAATGGTTAGACTATTCAATCCACGAAATGATAAATGGTTGGACCATTTTAAATGGAATGAAAATTTCACTGTGATAATTGCCGTTTCTCCCATTGGTCGAGTGACAATTGATGCGCTTAATTTAAACAGAGAATCCTTATTAAATCAAAGGTCTCTATACCGTGCCTTTGGCATCCATCCGCCAGACATTATTTAA